One segment of Candidatus Nitrospira nitrosa DNA contains the following:
- a CDS encoding MauE/DoxX family redox-associated membrane protein, producing MNWIVLTWCCRFLIGGVLLASALGKSLDLQGFVDVLVTYRLFPDWSLWGLAFGITGIEWSWQHGFLLDGNYRREPSWRWC from the coding sequence ATGAACTGGATTGTGCTGACCTGGTGCTGTCGGTTCCTGATCGGTGGTGTGCTGCTGGCCTCGGCCTTGGGAAAGTCACTTGATCTTCAGGGGTTTGTCGACGTGTTGGTCACCTATCGCCTGTTCCCAGACTGGTCTCTCTGGGGGCTGGCGTTTGGGATCACGGGGATCGAGTGGAGCTGGCAACATGGATTCTTGTTAGATGGCAATTACCGACGGGAGCCCTCCTGGCGATGGTGTTGA